In Silene latifolia isolate original U9 population chromosome X, ASM4854445v1, whole genome shotgun sequence, the following proteins share a genomic window:
- the LOC141617770 gene encoding uncharacterized protein LOC141617770, which translates to MVKEVTFLGYIVSGRCISVDQEKITTGEFHWTENAQQSFEKIKKLMCETPILKLPDFDQLFEVESVMHCSHYLKPKPFMLYSDHETLRFINSQHKLSHRHAKWVEFLQSFTFSSKYKEGKLNVVADALSRRHSLLTVIGQIVLGFEFMKELYKDDPYLSESWITQTEGDQAQGSKYLLHEDFLSHSNKVVCTQGLLHGSANLKGTLRWHGRTFWSPNDTGDTAGPVLLS; encoded by the exons ATGGTTAAGGAGGTGACATTTCTGGGATACATTGTGTCTGGGAGATGCATCTCAGTTGACCAAGAAAAGATTACAACA GGAGAGTTCCATTGGACTGAGAATGCTCAACAGTCTTTTGAGAAAATTAAGAAGTTAATGTGTGAAACTCCTATTCTGAAACTACCTGATTTTGATCAGCTATTTGAAGTAGA GTCTGTCATGCATTGTAGTCACTATCTAAAACCTAAACCTTTTATGCTGTATTCAGACCATGAAACTTTGAGGTTTATCAATAGCCAGCACAAACTGAGTCATAGgcatgccaaatgggttgagtTCTTGCAATCATTCACCTTCTCCAGCAAATACAAAGAAGGTAAGctcaatgttgttgctgatgcactGTCAAGAAGGCATTCATTATTGACAGTTATAGGGCAAATAGTCTTAGGCTTTGAATTCATGAAAGAATTATACAAGGATGACCCATATTTATCTGAGAGTTGGATAACCCAGACTGAGGGAGACCAGGCTCAAGGAAGCAAGTATTTGCTGCATGAGGATTTTTTATCCCATAGCAATAAAGTTGTGTGTACCCAAGGGCTCTTACATGGATCTGCTAATCTAAAAGGTACACTCAGGTGGCATGGGAGGACATTTTGGAGTCCAAACGACACTGGAGATACTGCAGGACCAGTTCTATTGTCCTAG